A portion of the Polaribacter cellanae genome contains these proteins:
- the rpsI gene encoding 30S ribosomal protein S9, whose amino-acid sequence MDTVHKIGRRKTAVARIYLSEGKGNITVNKKDYKDYFTTGTLQYKVQQPLMLTENLASYDIKVNVYGGGVTGQAEAIRLAITRALVSIDADHRAVLKPEGLLTRDPRMVERKKFGQKKARKKFQFSKR is encoded by the coding sequence ATGGATACAGTTCACAAAATAGGTAGAAGAAAAACTGCTGTTGCTCGTATTTATCTTTCTGAAGGAAAAGGTAACATTACAGTAAACAAAAAAGACTATAAAGATTACTTTACAACTGGAACTTTACAGTATAAAGTACAACAACCATTAATGTTAACAGAAAACTTAGCCTCTTACGACATTAAAGTAAATGTTTATGGTGGTGGTGTAACTGGGCAAGCAGAAGCAATTCGTTTGGCAATTACAAGAGCTTTAGTTTCTATTGATGCAGATCATAGAGCAGTATTGAAACCAGAAGGGTTGTTAACACGTGATCCAAGAATGGTAGAACGTAAGAAATTCGGTCAGAAAAAAGCACGTAAAAAATTCCAATTCTCGAAACGTTAA
- the rplM gene encoding 50S ribosomal protein L13, which produces MNTLSYKTVSANSATVNKEWVLVDADGQTLGRLASKIAKLIRGKYKPNFTPHVDCGDNVVIINAEKIVLTGNKWRDKSYIRHTGYPGGQRSLTATEMFEKDPTRLIEKAVKGMLPKNTLGSALFRNLYVYAGTEHKHDGQKPKAINLNDLK; this is translated from the coding sequence ATGAACACATTAAGTTACAAAACAGTATCAGCAAACAGCGCTACCGTAAACAAGGAGTGGGTTTTAGTTGATGCGGACGGGCAAACGTTGGGTCGTCTAGCTTCTAAAATAGCAAAGCTAATTAGAGGTAAATACAAACCAAATTTTACTCCTCACGTAGATTGTGGAGACAACGTGGTTATTATCAACGCAGAAAAAATTGTTTTAACTGGTAACAAGTGGAGAGACAAATCTTACATTCGTCACACAGGATATCCAGGAGGACAAAGATCGTTAACTGCAACAGAAATGTTCGAGAAAGATCCTACAAGATTAATCGAGAAAGCAGTAAAAGGAATGTTGCCTAAAAATACTTTAGGAAGTGCTTTATTTAGAAACTTGTATGTATATGCAGGTACAGAGCATAAACATGATGGACAAAAACCAAAAGCTATTAACCTTAACGATTTAAAATAA
- a CDS encoding RluA family pseudouridine synthase — MKLKHFQHFKTAISGIEIPANFTFPFYYQPHPLAKVAANELQAYLENQTDFTHNFGFNVNDNKNAIGKMFGVLVVKNQQNELGYLAAFSGKLEDESCPEIFVPPVFDLRTKNSFYRKGEKEIEKISIQLEALKKDKNYLQLKKEVKKISKEIEEDLALQRKNLKRNKTKRKAQKKENINTDDFKKLERKLTQQSYNDQFFYKELVEYYNAKIDKKRTKLINLEEEISTLKKLRKTTSAFLQQTLFEKFQFLNQYKEPKALIEIFNNPAIKPPAGSGECAAPKLLQYAFKNNLTPTCMAEFWWGISPNSAIRKHKNFYPACQSRCKPILEHMLGGIKMDENLLIKEISKDKELEIIFEDAALIVVNKPAEFLSVPGKEISDSVYSRIKEKYPNATGPLIVHRLDMSTSGILLLTKTKEANKILQSQFINRTIKKRYVALLEGNLTENKGKIQLPLRVDLDDRPKQLVCYEHGKNAETIWEVIERKDNKTRVYFYPITGRTHQLRVHAAHKNGLNLPIIGDDLYGKKENRLHLHAEFIEFLHPSTNEKMSFRVAPNF, encoded by the coding sequence ATGAAATTGAAACATTTTCAACATTTTAAAACAGCGATATCTGGAATTGAAATTCCAGCGAATTTCACGTTTCCTTTTTATTACCAACCACACCCGTTAGCTAAAGTAGCTGCGAACGAATTGCAAGCATATTTAGAAAACCAAACAGATTTTACACATAACTTTGGTTTTAATGTTAATGACAATAAAAACGCAATCGGAAAAATGTTTGGTGTTTTAGTCGTAAAGAACCAACAAAACGAATTGGGGTATTTAGCTGCGTTTTCTGGAAAATTAGAAGATGAAAGTTGTCCTGAAATATTTGTACCACCAGTTTTCGATTTAAGAACAAAAAATAGTTTTTACAGAAAAGGAGAAAAAGAAATCGAAAAAATAAGCATACAATTAGAAGCTTTAAAAAAAGATAAAAATTATCTTCAACTTAAAAAAGAAGTAAAAAAAATATCTAAAGAAATTGAAGAAGATTTGGCTTTGCAACGTAAAAACTTAAAACGAAATAAGACTAAAAGGAAAGCGCAAAAAAAAGAAAATATAAATACTGATGATTTTAAAAAACTCGAGAGAAAACTTACTCAGCAAAGTTATAACGACCAATTTTTCTACAAAGAATTGGTAGAATATTACAATGCTAAAATTGATAAAAAAAGAACAAAACTCATTAATCTTGAAGAAGAGATTTCAACATTAAAAAAACTAAGAAAAACTACCTCTGCTTTTTTACAGCAAACCCTGTTCGAGAAATTTCAATTTTTAAATCAATATAAAGAACCAAAAGCACTCATCGAAATTTTTAACAATCCAGCAATAAAACCACCTGCTGGTTCTGGCGAATGTGCAGCTCCAAAATTACTGCAATATGCTTTTAAGAACAATTTAACACCTACTTGTATGGCAGAATTTTGGTGGGGAATATCGCCAAATTCAGCAATTAGAAAACATAAAAACTTTTATCCTGCTTGCCAAAGTCGATGCAAACCTATTTTAGAACACATGTTAGGTGGAATTAAAATGGATGAAAATCTTTTAATCAAAGAAATATCTAAAGACAAGGAATTAGAAATTATTTTTGAAGACGCTGCTTTAATCGTAGTAAACAAACCTGCAGAATTTTTATCGGTTCCTGGAAAAGAAATTAGCGATTCTGTCTATTCTCGAATTAAAGAGAAATATCCAAATGCAACAGGTCCTTTAATTGTGCACAGATTAGATATGTCTACTTCAGGAATTTTGTTATTAACAAAAACCAAAGAAGCCAATAAAATTTTACAGAGTCAGTTTATAAATCGAACCATTAAAAAACGCTATGTTGCTTTATTAGAAGGAAATTTAACCGAAAATAAAGGAAAAATACAATTGCCTTTGCGAGTAGATTTAGACGATAGACCCAAACAATTGGTTTGTTACGAGCATGGAAAAAATGCAGAAACCATTTGGGAAGTAATTGAAAGGAAAGACAATAAAACGCGTGTTTATTTTTATCCAATTACTGGTAGAACACATCAATTAAGAGTGCATGCAGCTCATAAAAACGGTTTAAATTTACCTATAATTGGTGATGATTTATATGGAAAAAAAGAAAATAGATTGCATTTACATGCAGAATTTATTGAGTTTTTGCATCCATCAACAAATGAAAAAATGAGTTTTAGAGTTGCACCTAATTTTTAG
- the rpsB gene encoding 30S ribosomal protein S2, with protein sequence MANINIQELLDNGVHFGHLTRKWNPNMAPYIYTERNGVHIIDLYKTAAKIEETSEALNKIANSGRKILFVATKKQAKDIVAEKAKAVNMPYITERWPGGMLTNFVTIRKAVKKMAQIDRMKTDGSFDALSKREKLQINRQREKLEKNLGSISDMTRLPGALFVVDIKKEHIAVAEAQKLNIPIFAMVDTNSDPRQVDFVIPANDDASKSIDKVLSFVTDAIAEGLSDRKADKADKEKAKEVKKEAKAEASKKEEAKAEVAPEVTETPAEEKK encoded by the coding sequence ATGGCAAACATAAATATTCAAGAATTATTAGACAATGGAGTACATTTTGGTCACTTAACAAGAAAGTGGAACCCAAATATGGCACCATATATTTATACAGAACGTAATGGTGTACACATTATCGATTTGTATAAAACTGCAGCTAAAATAGAAGAGACTTCAGAAGCTTTGAACAAAATCGCTAACTCTGGTCGTAAAATTTTATTTGTAGCTACAAAAAAGCAAGCAAAAGATATCGTTGCAGAAAAAGCAAAAGCAGTAAACATGCCTTACATCACCGAAAGATGGCCTGGAGGAATGTTAACCAACTTTGTTACGATTAGAAAAGCTGTTAAAAAAATGGCTCAAATCGATAGAATGAAAACAGATGGTTCTTTTGATGCATTGTCTAAAAGAGAGAAATTACAAATAAACAGACAGAGAGAAAAGTTAGAAAAGAATTTAGGTTCTATATCTGACATGACTCGTTTACCAGGAGCATTATTTGTAGTAGATATTAAAAAAGAACACATTGCTGTTGCAGAAGCTCAAAAATTAAACATTCCTATTTTTGCAATGGTAGATACGAACTCAGACCCAAGACAGGTAGATTTTGTAATCCCAGCAAACGACGATGCTTCTAAATCTATAGACAAAGTATTATCTTTTGTAACAGATGCAATCGCAGAAGGTTTATCTGATAGAAAAGCAGACAAAGCTGATAAGGAAAAAGCAAAGGAAGTTAAAAAAGAAGCAAAAGCAGAAGCTTCTAAAAAAGAAGAAGCTAAAGCAGAAGTTGCTCCAGAAGTAACTGAAACTCCTGCTGAAGAAAAAAAATAA